A window of the Bdellovibrio sp. ZAP7 genome harbors these coding sequences:
- the ahcY gene encoding adenosylhomocysteinase codes for MALTTTNGKAMKKNAKAAVAANSKTTTSKNNRDFMVCKEAMENPEVFAKLAKWGREEISIAETEMPGLMALRKEYGKQKPFRGAKIAGCLHMTIQTAVLIETLVELGAEIRWSSCNIFSTQDHAAVAIAAAGIPVFAWKGLTETEFNWCIEQTITGWGKDGFNLILDDGGDLTNMMHEPRFAKELKKIIGISEETTTGVHNLEVMLKAGKLKVPAININDSVTKSKFDNLYGCRESLADGIKRATDVMIAGKVCVVAGYGDVGKGSAHSMRGLGARVLITEIDPICALQAAMEGFEVVTMEEAAPLGDIFVTATGCCDIITEKHFTKMKNNAIVCNIGHFDIEIDMAWMNKNSKIREVKPQVDIHTLKNGNQIIILAKGRLVNLGCATGHPSFVMSNSFTNQVLAQLELYTNRDKYQEIAVYRLPKHLDEKVAALHLGKLGVKLTKLSQKQAKYLHMNPSGPFKPDHYRY; via the coding sequence ATGGCTCTTACAACGACGAATGGAAAAGCGATGAAAAAGAACGCAAAAGCTGCTGTAGCGGCGAATTCTAAAACAACAACTTCTAAGAACAACCGTGACTTCATGGTTTGCAAAGAGGCTATGGAAAACCCAGAGGTTTTCGCTAAGCTTGCTAAGTGGGGTCGCGAAGAGATCTCTATTGCTGAAACTGAAATGCCAGGTTTGATGGCTCTTCGTAAAGAGTACGGAAAACAAAAACCATTCAGAGGTGCCAAAATTGCTGGTTGCCTTCACATGACTATCCAAACTGCCGTGTTGATCGAAACACTTGTAGAGCTTGGTGCTGAAATCCGTTGGTCTTCTTGCAACATCTTCTCTACTCAAGATCACGCTGCTGTGGCAATTGCTGCTGCGGGTATCCCAGTATTCGCGTGGAAAGGTCTGACTGAGACTGAGTTCAACTGGTGTATCGAACAAACTATCACTGGCTGGGGTAAAGATGGTTTCAACTTGATCCTGGACGACGGTGGTGATTTGACGAACATGATGCATGAACCACGCTTCGCAAAAGAATTGAAGAAAATCATCGGTATCTCTGAAGAGACAACGACTGGTGTTCACAATCTAGAAGTTATGTTGAAAGCAGGAAAGTTGAAAGTTCCAGCAATCAACATCAATGACTCTGTCACTAAATCTAAATTCGACAACTTGTACGGTTGCCGCGAATCACTTGCTGACGGTATCAAGCGTGCAACTGACGTTATGATCGCTGGTAAAGTGTGTGTGGTTGCTGGTTACGGCGACGTAGGTAAAGGTTCTGCGCACTCTATGCGTGGTTTGGGTGCTCGCGTTCTAATTACTGAAATCGATCCTATCTGCGCATTACAAGCAGCTATGGAAGGTTTTGAAGTTGTGACTATGGAAGAAGCAGCTCCACTAGGCGATATCTTTGTAACTGCAACTGGTTGCTGCGATATCATCACTGAAAAGCACTTCACTAAAATGAAAAACAACGCGATCGTTTGTAACATTGGTCACTTCGACATCGAAATCGATATGGCTTGGATGAACAAAAACTCAAAAATCCGCGAAGTTAAACCACAAGTGGACATCCACACTTTGAAAAACGGCAACCAAATCATCATCCTTGCAAAAGGTCGTTTGGTGAATTTGGGCTGTGCTACGGGGCACCCAAGCTTCGTAATGTCGAATTCATTCACGAATCAAGTTTTGGCTCAGTTGGAGCTTTACACAAATCGCGACAAATATCAGGAGATCGCTGTTTACCGTTTGCCTAAGCACTTGGACGAAAAAGTGGCAGCTCTTCACCTTGGTAAATTGGGCGTGAAGTTGACGAAGCTTTCGCAAAAACAAGCTAAGTACTTGCACATGAATCCATCTGGTCCATTTAAACCAGACCACTACCGTTACTAA
- a CDS encoding transporter substrate-binding domain-containing protein, translated as MGIPYKYARNKALVEYHDILIQAFSDIGYKVVLTPVPIHSSHEMLKSGSVDTVAYDDLADQDGRDTIITTSFPVALTEGTVFYSKVRPIKEKKLRKYRGAISKNNAAIIREAKKKSLKFIQTSNPFHCIQTVIEKKTDYCITIREVGKATVNANPEARGTILAMDKPFVKVPVYVSMKKKFEKDLPKFEAALKERLHGDLSKYPNIRPALNTSP; from the coding sequence ATGGGGATTCCTTATAAATACGCGCGCAATAAAGCGTTGGTAGAGTATCACGATATTCTGATTCAAGCTTTTTCGGATATTGGTTACAAAGTGGTCTTAACACCCGTTCCGATTCACAGCTCTCACGAAATGCTGAAATCAGGAAGTGTGGACACAGTCGCTTATGATGACTTAGCTGACCAAGATGGCCGCGATACCATCATTACTACTTCATTTCCGGTGGCGCTAACGGAAGGGACCGTCTTTTATTCCAAAGTTCGCCCTATAAAAGAAAAAAAACTCCGCAAATATCGTGGTGCGATCTCTAAAAACAATGCAGCCATCATTCGCGAGGCAAAAAAAAAGAGCTTGAAGTTCATTCAAACTTCAAATCCATTTCACTGCATTCAAACCGTCATCGAAAAAAAGACCGACTATTGTATTACCATCAGAGAGGTCGGCAAAGCTACCGTCAACGCCAATCCCGAAGCAAGGGGCACCATCCTGGCAATGGATAAGCCCTTTGTAAAAGTCCCCGTTTACGTTTCTATGAAAAAGAAATTCGAAAAAGATCTTCCTAAATTCGAAGCGGCACTTAAAGAGCGCCTACACGGTGATCTGAGCAAATATCCCAACATCCGCCCCGCTTTGAATACGAGCCCTTAA
- a CDS encoding Hpt domain-containing protein, with translation MSDDDFKVSPEDQIRYLLRRIGELSRVEEGGVIDFELAKKLGHQIKGNADTFEFPNLTAAAKELEAMALSQNELGVKNVTRTLLNSMREQLKQLAP, from the coding sequence GTGAGTGATGATGATTTCAAAGTTTCACCCGAAGACCAAATTCGCTATTTGCTTCGCCGCATAGGCGAGCTGTCTCGTGTCGAAGAGGGTGGAGTGATTGATTTTGAATTGGCAAAAAAGTTGGGTCATCAAATTAAGGGGAATGCCGACACTTTTGAATTTCCCAATTTGACGGCGGCAGCGAAAGAGTTGGAAGCGATGGCTCTGAGCCAGAACGAACTAGGAGTTAAGAACGTAACTCGCACGCTTTTGAATTCTATGCGCGAACAGTTGAAACAACTTGCGCCGTAA
- a CDS encoding CsbD family protein, which yields MNKDVIQGKWNEIKGELRKTWGNITDDEFEKTKGDAQAIAGIVQQRYGLAKEDASEKVSSLMNRYAESTKDSLRQGRDEAERKRNH from the coding sequence ATGAATAAAGATGTCATCCAAGGAAAATGGAATGAAATCAAAGGTGAGCTTCGCAAAACGTGGGGCAATATCACTGACGACGAATTTGAAAAAACAAAAGGTGATGCTCAAGCGATCGCCGGTATCGTGCAACAACGATACGGCCTTGCTAAAGAAGACGCTTCGGAAAAAGTATCTTCTTTGATGAATCGCTATGCGGAATCGACTAAGGATTCACTTCGTCAAGGACGCGACGAAGCAGAACGCAAACGCAATCACTAA
- a CDS encoding sigma-54 dependent transcriptional regulator, with amino-acid sequence MNSPKHILLIEDDLDLAELAVAYFRQKDISVHHCSEPLEALQKIKSGRVAPDAIITDLNLPQMSGVDFIRQMRNEGLMVPIILVTVSNDVDTAVSAIEAGAYDFVVKPIHFPQLLISAQRAFKYNYLNRENKNLRDAIDQSKGLSPDGIIGKSEGIRRIIELSKRVAKSSATVSITGESGTGKEVFAKAIHKWSTRADKPFVAINCSAIPENLLESELFGHAKGSFTGAHDKKLGLFEEADGGTLFLDEIGDLNLSLQAKLLRVLQEKEIKRVGENQSRSIDVRVVTATHKDLRAEVQAKRFREDLFFRLNVIPITIPPLRERREDILPLAEFFLKKFADLNNSGITGFKKSAKEFLLTQNWRGNVRELENAVERAVVLSSGPEIDVSAFLLFDDGPIQEEADVDDRKNAFVFRYGETVAPLQELEKKYIQFVYEKCDRVKDLTAKTLGIDRKTLYRKLQDEVGAELSH; translated from the coding sequence ATGAATTCTCCAAAACATATTCTACTTATTGAAGACGATTTGGATCTTGCGGAACTGGCGGTTGCCTATTTCCGACAAAAAGATATTTCGGTTCATCATTGTTCTGAACCGCTCGAAGCACTTCAAAAAATTAAATCTGGCCGAGTCGCGCCAGATGCGATTATCACGGATTTGAATTTGCCACAGATGTCAGGTGTCGATTTCATTCGACAAATGCGCAACGAAGGATTGATGGTACCAATTATTTTGGTCACTGTTTCTAATGACGTCGACACAGCTGTGTCAGCGATTGAAGCCGGCGCTTACGACTTCGTGGTAAAGCCAATTCATTTCCCGCAGTTATTAATCTCTGCACAGCGCGCCTTTAAGTATAACTATTTAAATCGTGAAAATAAAAATCTGCGCGATGCCATCGATCAATCGAAAGGTTTAAGTCCTGACGGTATCATCGGAAAAAGCGAAGGCATTCGTCGCATCATCGAGCTTTCAAAACGCGTCGCAAAAAGTTCTGCGACAGTTTCCATTACGGGAGAGTCGGGTACAGGGAAAGAAGTCTTTGCGAAAGCCATCCATAAATGGAGCACTCGCGCTGACAAACCTTTCGTTGCGATCAATTGCTCTGCCATTCCTGAAAACTTGCTGGAATCTGAACTTTTTGGTCATGCCAAAGGTTCGTTCACCGGAGCTCACGATAAAAAGCTGGGCTTATTCGAAGAGGCGGATGGTGGAACCTTGTTCTTGGATGAAATCGGTGACTTAAATCTTTCACTTCAAGCAAAACTTTTACGCGTGCTTCAAGAAAAAGAAATCAAAAGAGTCGGTGAAAACCAATCACGTTCCATTGATGTGCGCGTGGTAACGGCGACTCACAAGGATTTGCGGGCCGAAGTTCAAGCCAAACGTTTCCGTGAAGACTTGTTCTTCCGTTTGAACGTGATTCCGATCACGATCCCGCCATTGCGCGAGCGCCGCGAAGACATTTTGCCATTGGCGGAGTTCTTCCTGAAAAAATTTGCAGATCTAAATAACTCCGGTATCACCGGCTTTAAGAAATCTGCAAAGGAGTTCTTGCTAACACAAAATTGGCGCGGGAATGTCCGTGAGCTGGAAAACGCGGTGGAACGTGCCGTGGTCCTAAGCTCCGGTCCCGAAATCGATGTTTCGGCCTTCCTATTATTTGATGATGGTCCGATTCAAGAGGAAGCTGACGTGGATGATCGCAAAAATGCGTTTGTCTTCCGTTACGGGGAGACAGTGGCGCCATTGCAGGAGCTCGAGAAAAAATATATCCAGTTCGTCTATGAAAAATGCGACCGAGTTAAAGACCTTACGGCAAAGACCTTGGGGATTGACCGTAAGACCTTGTATCGCAAACTGCAAGATGAAGTCGGTGCTGAATTATCGCACTAA
- a CDS encoding TM2 domain-containing protein, translating to MVPTPTHSKTIGYILWIFGFTGSHRFYYGKPITGTIWFLTLGLAGLGWLIDIFLIPGMSKDAARNYRSGKNDYTVAWILLTFLGYFGLHRFYLGKWVTGIIWLLTVGLFGIGYLWDFWTLNSQVSEANTR from the coding sequence CTGGTGCCAACTCCAACTCACTCTAAAACCATCGGTTATATTCTGTGGATTTTCGGGTTTACCGGGTCTCATCGTTTTTACTATGGCAAACCGATCACCGGCACCATCTGGTTTTTGACGTTGGGTTTAGCGGGCCTAGGTTGGTTGATTGATATCTTTCTGATTCCCGGCATGAGTAAAGACGCCGCCAGAAATTATCGCAGCGGAAAAAACGATTACACCGTTGCGTGGATCCTTTTGACCTTCCTGGGATATTTCGGCCTTCACCGCTTTTACCTGGGTAAATGGGTCACGGGAATCATCTGGTTACTGACCGTAGGCCTTTTTGGAATCGGTTATCTTTGGGACTTCTGGACGTTGAACAGTCAAGTATCAGAAGCAAATACCAGATAA
- the orn gene encoding oligoribonuclease — protein sequence MDKIFWLDMEMTGLDVEKERIIEVAAIVTDLNFKELDVFETVVKQPQKFLDSMDAWNTEHHKKSGLTAKVPNGMPEDQAEAKLVDLVKKHWPDPKDRPVMGGNSIMQDRLFINKYMPDLAGRLHYRQVDVSSWKVIINNKFKYVYQKTNSHRALDDIRESIQELRHYCDNLSFKK from the coding sequence ATGGATAAAATTTTTTGGCTTGATATGGAGATGACGGGACTTGATGTTGAAAAAGAGCGCATCATCGAGGTCGCAGCAATCGTCACAGATTTAAACTTTAAAGAGCTGGATGTTTTTGAAACCGTTGTGAAGCAACCGCAAAAATTCTTGGACAGCATGGATGCTTGGAATACCGAGCACCATAAGAAATCCGGTCTGACTGCCAAAGTTCCCAATGGAATGCCCGAAGACCAAGCTGAAGCAAAGCTTGTGGATTTGGTAAAAAAGCATTGGCCCGATCCCAAAGATCGCCCGGTCATGGGTGGTAACTCGATCATGCAGGATCGTCTGTTTATTAATAAGTACATGCCAGATCTTGCGGGTCGCCTGCACTATCGCCAGGTCGATGTCTCTTCGTGGAAAGTGATCATCAATAACAAGTTCAAATACGTTTATCAAAAAACCAACAGCCACCGCGCTTTGGATGATATCCGCGAGAGCATCCAAGAACTTCGTCATTATTGTGATAATTTGAGTTTTAAAAAATAG
- a CDS encoding response regulator — MIIQAPVRTGKLLIIDDEEDLREVLTAILEDSAQSIDTAANGIEGIEKLKSGHYDAVLSDEKMPKKSGIEVLKWMRENGLNTPFIMHTGYGQKDIIQEAQRLGVFALIDKPWDEKKLIKTVETALQTGTATPK; from the coding sequence ATGATTATTCAAGCACCTGTACGTACCGGCAAACTCCTAATCATTGATGACGAAGAAGATCTTCGCGAAGTTCTGACCGCCATTTTAGAAGATTCTGCCCAATCCATCGATACCGCAGCCAACGGCATTGAAGGCATCGAAAAGCTTAAATCAGGCCATTACGACGCCGTTTTGTCTGATGAAAAGATGCCCAAGAAAAGCGGTATTGAGGTTCTTAAATGGATGCGTGAGAACGGTCTGAACACTCCATTCATCATGCACACGGGATACGGTCAGAAAGACATTATCCAGGAAGCACAAAGGCTGGGAGTGTTTGCGTTGATCGATAAACCTTGGGACGAGAAAAAGCTGATCAAGACAGTTGAAACAGCTTTGCAAACTGGCACCGCTACGCCAAAATAA
- a CDS encoding Ig-like domain-containing protein, with protein MYVFACYLLGVAVALFVSACSLNVNVKHPSLKAELKSVGILGYYTNQQPVEVLVTFNNPPVKLNSERFIIQNATLDQIIQQSETVYKVVLIPTGVGEVSLTLPPGAAVDHNNVNLSGANPFDVFYDNTIPVIDTADMFPAAVSPNPTPSVQGTTEPGAVITLYNSITCSGQVLGDTKADNSGNYKVEVFPALATEGSYAMSVLAKDAAGNIYCYPLPVAYILDQTAPSIPSISLTYTDISDNPVDMTLHSCTDTNQGGASYYQIAFVPDGATMPALNSTAWTSCAVGSHYVNLPGPDGTHTIRLWVRDEAGNVTVSPDVSVTLDTVTPSLNVISSVAIDRNETPSFILGDVDVSSDEEGAGSYALGTANSPKCSDYGSVTIDSATGEVGFVPTTHYFNRYLGADHNGGPCDIAVRFSDQVTPFPHSAVKHIAVTVNFVDEPLTVTAWPGANGTAAEKCGNKCFQNAVFDLSFTVNPGGDVNFPDPQNVTCSASTADGYYVDIASCNVSGFTGTLSLQMGQAHGSATDTTAITFSVTDGITTVIKSFGVHVDNYVMSMYPALALRNPLSCVLCHATIQADVITDFNVNSNAYTNASGILGVGFLQSSTMYHVDNSDVPFSVTGSIYIPDITVTDKNFIKQATGDPNSSPINLFNFLTNSWNNYRPLTDSQGSILMDTDGFVQINTTPSVESAQLVPPYVQGGLKKKSSIVIRAPSDAEILGLDSSLSASTTSFVFKGPNSKPGLSGLSIVNNGYGNYITNSGTLVCYGSIILSGTVFFKNLNVETDDVGCSIYAAGNIFIETDRAQAIQYTGSATSPTLQITSSKNIHLGVGLYEVSYVRKSNNNWIDAQKIMNPNNPSGLKDAAGDVITVKSNGNASAWEWMGCPLRPEHSLYLDTKYISNGNYAACDPSVDLGKCAYARELFSGSHNAVSGYDLVTDNRVINRGGTLVNPVIAYETMCRLNGGAQMSNYTSYNWQWAGKWGELPAWVGSSVINSYRRSTIFDHVRLNAKEIHSRYVGEFRGSVIAPYALFAVGNLVFKYDTRLNNVVPFPRLMVPTPIFDVQ; from the coding sequence ATGTACGTATTTGCATGTTATCTTTTAGGGGTCGCTGTCGCGCTCTTCGTGAGTGCGTGCTCTCTTAATGTCAATGTGAAGCATCCCAGTCTCAAAGCAGAACTAAAATCAGTCGGCATCCTAGGTTACTACACCAATCAACAACCGGTTGAAGTTCTAGTTACGTTTAATAACCCTCCTGTAAAACTCAATTCAGAGCGCTTTATCATTCAGAACGCTACGTTGGATCAAATTATTCAGCAGTCTGAAACCGTCTATAAGGTGGTTTTGATTCCGACGGGCGTGGGTGAGGTTTCTCTAACGCTGCCTCCGGGAGCAGCCGTTGACCACAACAATGTGAACCTTTCGGGGGCAAATCCATTTGACGTTTTTTATGATAATACGATCCCCGTGATTGATACCGCTGATATGTTTCCAGCCGCGGTAAGTCCTAATCCGACGCCTTCTGTGCAGGGTACGACAGAACCGGGTGCCGTAATCACGCTGTACAATTCAATCACCTGCTCTGGGCAAGTTCTTGGTGATACGAAAGCAGATAACAGTGGAAATTATAAGGTGGAAGTATTCCCCGCCCTAGCCACCGAGGGCAGTTATGCGATGAGTGTTTTGGCTAAAGATGCGGCAGGCAATATTTATTGTTACCCTCTTCCTGTTGCCTATATTTTGGATCAAACAGCTCCTTCCATTCCAAGTATCTCACTTACCTATACGGATATCTCTGATAATCCTGTGGACATGACTCTGCACTCTTGTACTGATACCAATCAGGGCGGAGCTTCCTATTATCAAATTGCTTTTGTTCCGGACGGAGCAACAATGCCTGCATTAAACAGCACAGCCTGGACCAGCTGTGCGGTCGGCAGTCACTATGTGAACTTGCCGGGGCCTGACGGCACTCATACAATTCGTCTTTGGGTTCGTGATGAAGCCGGAAATGTCACTGTTAGTCCAGATGTGTCTGTCACTTTAGATACGGTCACGCCCAGCTTGAACGTGATCTCTAGTGTCGCTATTGATCGAAATGAAACTCCATCATTTATTCTGGGGGACGTCGATGTCTCTTCAGATGAAGAGGGAGCTGGCAGCTACGCGTTGGGAACTGCGAACTCTCCTAAGTGTTCCGACTATGGCAGCGTCACTATTGATTCAGCAACTGGCGAAGTGGGATTTGTTCCCACAACTCATTATTTCAATCGCTATCTGGGAGCCGATCACAACGGAGGTCCATGCGATATTGCCGTTAGATTTTCAGATCAAGTGACACCGTTTCCTCATTCGGCTGTAAAACATATTGCGGTGACAGTGAACTTTGTCGACGAACCTCTCACGGTGACCGCGTGGCCCGGCGCCAATGGGACAGCTGCCGAGAAATGCGGAAATAAGTGTTTTCAAAATGCAGTCTTTGATTTGAGTTTTACCGTAAATCCCGGTGGAGATGTTAATTTTCCCGACCCACAGAATGTGACCTGTTCTGCGTCGACAGCGGATGGATATTACGTGGATATTGCAAGTTGCAATGTCAGTGGTTTTACGGGGACATTGTCACTGCAAATGGGACAGGCACACGGTTCGGCCACTGATACTACCGCTATCACGTTTTCAGTAACAGACGGCATCACCACAGTGATCAAATCCTTCGGCGTACACGTGGATAATTATGTGATGAGCATGTACCCGGCTCTCGCATTACGCAATCCTCTTTCCTGCGTTCTTTGTCATGCGACGATTCAGGCCGATGTGATTACAGACTTTAATGTGAACAGCAATGCTTACACCAATGCCTCGGGGATTTTAGGGGTTGGCTTTTTACAATCTTCGACCATGTATCACGTCGACAACAGCGATGTTCCCTTTAGCGTGACGGGATCGATTTATATACCCGATATCACGGTCACGGATAAAAACTTTATTAAACAGGCAACCGGTGATCCAAATTCTTCGCCAATCAATCTATTTAATTTTTTAACCAATTCCTGGAATAACTATCGCCCCCTTACCGACTCCCAAGGCTCGATCTTGATGGATACAGATGGATTTGTTCAAATCAATACCACTCCCTCCGTTGAATCCGCTCAGTTAGTTCCACCCTATGTACAAGGTGGTCTGAAAAAGAAATCTTCGATCGTCATTCGGGCTCCGAGTGATGCCGAGATTCTTGGTTTGGATTCAAGTTTATCTGCTTCCACGACCTCATTTGTGTTCAAAGGACCAAATTCAAAACCCGGCTTAAGTGGTCTTAGTATCGTGAATAATGGATATGGCAACTATATCACCAACTCTGGAACCTTAGTTTGCTATGGCAGTATTATTCTGAGTGGCACCGTCTTTTTCAAAAACCTGAACGTCGAAACTGATGACGTGGGCTGCTCTATTTATGCTGCAGGAAATATTTTTATTGAGACGGACCGAGCCCAGGCGATTCAATATACGGGATCTGCCACTTCCCCCACACTGCAAATCACAAGCTCTAAAAATATTCATTTGGGTGTAGGTCTTTACGAAGTCAGTTACGTGCGCAAGTCTAATAACAACTGGATTGATGCCCAAAAGATCATGAACCCCAATAATCCGTCAGGACTGAAGGATGCGGCGGGCGACGTTATCACGGTCAAATCAAATGGCAATGCGAGCGCCTGGGAGTGGATGGGATGTCCGCTGAGACCTGAGCACTCGCTTTATTTGGACACTAAATATATCTCGAATGGTAATTACGCTGCCTGCGATCCCTCTGTAGATTTAGGCAAGTGCGCCTACGCCAGAGAGCTTTTTAGCGGGTCCCACAATGCCGTCAGTGGTTACGATCTTGTGACAGATAATAGGGTCATCAATCGCGGGGGAACTTTGGTTAATCCTGTCATTGCCTACGAAACTATGTGCCGCCTCAACGGAGGGGCGCAAATGTCCAATTACACCTCTTATAATTGGCAGTGGGCAGGAAAATGGGGCGAGCTTCCAGCTTGGGTCGGCTCCAGCGTGATTAATTCCTATCGACGCTCCACTATTTTCGATCACGTTCGCCTTAATGCCAAAGAAATTCACAGTCGATATGTGGGAGAGTTCCGAGGCTCTGTGATTGCACCCTACGCTTTATTCGCCGTCGGAAATTTGGTTTTTAAATATGATACAAGACTCAACAACGTGGTGCCCTTCCCGCGTTTGATGGTGCCGACGCCTATATTTGACGTGCAGTAA
- a CDS encoding ABC transporter substrate-binding protein, producing MKQIFLSFFFILMHSHPGLAEDKTEIRAAIPEGLAPPLVFEKKGKYEGLVVDYVNALAEAMGRKASFSMVTHYRLNSYLLKGKLDILCYTSTVWDDAVGKHDFSKTLFIKREIILGPSPMPKKLSGLEGKTIGTILQYVYPSLDPYFESGKIKREDNVSEEGNLKKLNSGRIQYVVTDQIFIDYFRLDNPDITKNREEFFLRDYPIVCSVSRKGRVKKADLDKAITEIKTSGKLKAIFQKYGSSYID from the coding sequence ATGAAACAGATCTTCTTATCGTTTTTTTTCATTCTGATGCATTCACATCCAGGACTGGCAGAGGACAAGACTGAAATTCGTGCGGCCATTCCGGAGGGACTTGCTCCTCCTTTAGTATTTGAAAAAAAAGGAAAGTACGAAGGCCTTGTCGTCGACTATGTCAATGCTTTGGCCGAGGCCATGGGACGCAAAGCAAGTTTCAGTATGGTGACGCATTATCGACTGAATAGCTATTTGCTCAAGGGCAAATTAGATATTCTCTGTTATACAAGCACCGTGTGGGATGATGCGGTTGGGAAGCATGATTTCTCGAAAACACTTTTTATCAAAAGAGAAATTATATTAGGTCCCTCACCTATGCCGAAAAAATTAAGTGGGTTAGAGGGCAAAACCATCGGAACAATTCTTCAATATGTTTACCCATCGCTGGACCCCTATTTTGAGTCCGGCAAAATAAAACGTGAAGACAACGTATCTGAAGAAGGCAATCTAAAGAAGCTTAATAGCGGCCGTATCCAGTACGTCGTCACGGATCAAATATTTATCGATTACTTCCGCCTGGACAATCCCGACATCACTAAGAACAGAGAAGAGTTTTTCCTGCGCGATTACCCTATAGTTTGCTCTGTCAGTCGAAAAGGTCGTGTAAAAAAAGCAGATTTGGATAAAGCCATCACCGAAATCAAAACTTCGGGCAAATTAAAGGCCATATTTCAAAAATATGGCAGCTCCTACATCGACTAA
- a CDS encoding JmjC domain-containing protein yields the protein MKKIGLADLIAPISVQEFFSSNWPLEPLFIQPTPGKLQTIFDLPQLQDLELLIAARQRKVRACLPDFDDEYSSIHLEPSDALKAYRNNMTLVFDSMQSQDATIAASLKQIRRDLGLVTGGEENDLCKARSIAYATPAGCGTRLHFDANANFVIQIQGTKTWRLAPNESVDFPTERFTTGSLEMPAALEKQCHAHLIEELPEDSMTCVMKPGCVLFVPRGYWHETTTEEDSLSLNFTFSQPTWADVFTKSLQEVLLRSPEWRELADGLESTDAARKEQAIERFEFLVKNLTEELPGISGAALLTEGGLI from the coding sequence ATGAAAAAAATCGGCCTGGCAGATCTTATAGCTCCCATTAGTGTTCAAGAATTCTTTAGCTCCAACTGGCCACTGGAGCCTTTGTTCATTCAGCCCACACCGGGCAAGCTTCAAACCATCTTTGATCTGCCACAATTACAAGATCTGGAACTGTTGATTGCGGCCCGCCAGCGCAAAGTACGCGCTTGCCTGCCTGACTTTGATGACGAATACAGTTCCATTCACCTAGAGCCCTCCGACGCGTTAAAGGCTTATCGCAATAATATGACTTTGGTTTTTGATTCCATGCAAAGTCAGGATGCAACCATCGCGGCTTCTTTAAAACAAATCCGCCGGGATTTGGGCTTGGTCACGGGCGGAGAAGAAAATGATCTGTGCAAGGCGCGCTCGATCGCCTATGCGACTCCGGCAGGATGTGGCACTCGACTGCATTTCGATGCGAATGCCAATTTCGTGATTCAAATTCAAGGCACTAAGACGTGGCGTTTAGCTCCGAATGAATCGGTTGATTTCCCTACAGAGCGATTTACGACAGGTTCTTTGGAAATGCCTGCTGCCCTGGAAAAACAATGTCACGCCCATTTGATTGAAGAGTTACCGGAAGACAGCATGACTTGTGTCATGAAACCCGGTTGCGTCTTATTCGTTCCGCGAGGCTACTGGCACGAGACCACCACCGAAGAGGACTCTTTGTCTTTGAATTTTACATTCAGCCAGCCTACCTGGGCTGATGTGTTCACGAAATCCCTGCAAGAAGTTTTGTTGCGCTCTCCAGAGTGGCGAGAACTGGCTGATGGCTTAGAAAGCACCGATGCCGCTCGCAAAGAACAAGCCATCGAACGCTTTGAGTTCTTGGTTAAAAATCTGACTGAAGAGCTGCCTGGAATTTCTGGAGCCGCGCTGTTAACTGAAGGCGGGTTAATCTAA